In Centropristis striata isolate RG_2023a ecotype Rhode Island chromosome 5, C.striata_1.0, whole genome shotgun sequence, a single genomic region encodes these proteins:
- the ebp gene encoding 3-beta-hydroxysteroid-Delta(8),Delta(7)-isomerase isoform X2 produces the protein MMDATSEAGVLHPYWPRDLLIPTYVANDRSMSEILVFLFSVSGVFMLVTWLITGQRERLGTWRRLAVCWFAVCGFVHGIIEGWFSLYYDVIAGDQSFLSQLWKEYSKGDSRYIIADNFTVCMETVTAWLWGPFSLWAVFAFLTNKPYRFVLQLIISIGQLYGVVLYFYTEHRDGYSHTELGHPIYFWFYFTFMNMLWFIIPLMLIVDAWKQLSAAQTHTDNTKPKRN, from the exons ATGATGGATGCCACATCAGAAGCTGGAGTTCTTCATCCCTACTGGCCTCGGGACCTTTTGATTCCCACCTATGTGGCCAATGACCGATCCATGTCAGAGATCCTCGTGTTCCTTTTTTCTGTGTCTGGTGTGTTTATGCTTGTGACGTGGCTGATCACTGGCCAGAGAGAaaggctggggacatggaggCGTCTGGCTGTGTGCTGGTTTGCCGTTTGTGGTTTCGTCCATGGAATCATTGAGGGATGGTTCTCGCTGTATTATGATGTTATTGCAGGGGACCAGAGCTTCCTGTCACAGCTAT GGAAGGAGTACTCCAAAGGAGACAGTCGTTATATAAT AGCGGATAATTTCACTGTCTGTATGGAGACTGTGACTGCATGGTTATGGGGACCTTTCAGTTTGTGGGCTGTATTTGCCTTCTTAACGAACAAGCCCTACAGATTTGTTCTGCAACTCATCATTTCAATAG GTCAGCTGTATGGTGTAGTGCTTTACTTCTACACGGAGCACAGAGATGGTTATTCTCACACTGAGCTGGGACACCCGATCTACTTCTGGTTCTACTTTACGTTCATGAACATGCTGTGGTTCATCATTCCGCTGATGCTCATTGTGGATGCATGGAAACAGCTGTCAGCAGCccagacacacactgacaacacAAAGCCGAAGAGGAACTGA
- the ebp gene encoding 3-beta-hydroxysteroid-Delta(8),Delta(7)-isomerase isoform X1, producing MMDDAIFHKHFLTFYSIQRLKSLMMDATSEAGVLHPYWPRDLLIPTYVANDRSMSEILVFLFSVSGVFMLVTWLITGQRERLGTWRRLAVCWFAVCGFVHGIIEGWFSLYYDVIAGDQSFLSQLWKEYSKGDSRYIIADNFTVCMETVTAWLWGPFSLWAVFAFLTNKPYRFVLQLIISIGQLYGVVLYFYTEHRDGYSHTELGHPIYFWFYFTFMNMLWFIIPLMLIVDAWKQLSAAQTHTDNTKPKRN from the exons ATGATGGATGACGCAATTTTTCATAAACATTTTCTTACCTTTTATTCAATACAGCGGTTAAAATCACTG ATGATGGATGCCACATCAGAAGCTGGAGTTCTTCATCCCTACTGGCCTCGGGACCTTTTGATTCCCACCTATGTGGCCAATGACCGATCCATGTCAGAGATCCTCGTGTTCCTTTTTTCTGTGTCTGGTGTGTTTATGCTTGTGACGTGGCTGATCACTGGCCAGAGAGAaaggctggggacatggaggCGTCTGGCTGTGTGCTGGTTTGCCGTTTGTGGTTTCGTCCATGGAATCATTGAGGGATGGTTCTCGCTGTATTATGATGTTATTGCAGGGGACCAGAGCTTCCTGTCACAGCTAT GGAAGGAGTACTCCAAAGGAGACAGTCGTTATATAAT AGCGGATAATTTCACTGTCTGTATGGAGACTGTGACTGCATGGTTATGGGGACCTTTCAGTTTGTGGGCTGTATTTGCCTTCTTAACGAACAAGCCCTACAGATTTGTTCTGCAACTCATCATTTCAATAG GTCAGCTGTATGGTGTAGTGCTTTACTTCTACACGGAGCACAGAGATGGTTATTCTCACACTGAGCTGGGACACCCGATCTACTTCTGGTTCTACTTTACGTTCATGAACATGCTGTGGTTCATCATTCCGCTGATGCTCATTGTGGATGCATGGAAACAGCTGTCAGCAGCccagacacacactgacaacacAAAGCCGAAGAGGAACTGA